A region from the Halomarina litorea genome encodes:
- a CDS encoding FtsX-like permease family protein gives MSYRRALLTRWSRRDRLAVLVVGVTVAFLVGSVVVLLAVSAQSVAIADQFESAASVGLAGTGDSETPAVRLPVAVVTDEDGRERTVVGVPAESSLPATSTRGLARPGAEATTRTLRGSSSTLDVPVRLADGSTLAPDSWYVADAEAVERLGVTRTLAVRPTARTVPDSGAPLTGALAYFVAGTRQVLALLGVVSAAAAVIVSVIVHSVTRMSVRDRRGAIRVLRSTGATPRQVIVLFAVRAGLLTATGIALGYAVGVIVPNAAVGVAISAGLPVGLDLAMTGRTARIVAGLMGATLAVGVLAGALAARPAATGAPTAPEGGRRLSAALPDRVLPETLSARAFVPTTSALTVFVTFVLVLASLSGLLVGIGGTADGTIAEPGAVHPVASTVDEGYADALRAAGRNASPEILLFQVVDGHPFPARGVQFEAYRQFEGAEVVAGRTPVPDATGEAVVGRSLADTLDVGVGDTVVLGGSTEAAIATVEVVGVFRASGIANDHLLVSLPLARHLRGMGPQAVNIVRVEDRPTGAAGESLAVLGVDAPRRVPAGKELTAGIRLRNIGSTPSSRTVVARFDGQEESLDVTLAPDGSTTRTVSFATETPGNYTLTVDDRTRTVTVVPPGALRVSNVPTTGPPGSAVNLRVRTVAGEPAANATVTLGNRTTRTDARGKVVLRLPADPDTYTLRVRRGERELTRPIRVATDATRAPVASLTVPERTTVLSPATVRARLVNPWDVPVTRRVRVRGPGTDATRVLTVPPGGSRTLSTDLQRTAPGTYDVVMSLNGSVAAERTYTVTGDARLGSALASSGRLQRGGGVDGLLERAFGNVGLLLGTLVVLGGLMTTGSLTAAFASAAQARTREVGIRRATGDSPRGVVGAVLRDAARIAIPATVLGTLLALVVRAALARAGLLTVFGVHLSTPVPLATLAGILIAALALAMGSAALVAAGFVLRDPAALLRSGGDG, from the coding sequence ATGAGCTATCGACGCGCCCTCCTCACTCGCTGGTCCCGCCGAGACCGTCTCGCCGTCCTCGTCGTCGGAGTGACCGTCGCCTTTCTCGTCGGGAGTGTCGTCGTCTTGCTCGCCGTCAGCGCCCAGTCCGTGGCGATCGCCGACCAGTTCGAATCTGCCGCGAGCGTCGGTCTCGCGGGCACCGGTGACAGCGAGACGCCAGCGGTGAGACTGCCGGTGGCCGTGGTGACGGACGAAGACGGCCGCGAGCGAACCGTCGTCGGGGTGCCAGCCGAGTCCTCACTCCCCGCCACGTCCACGCGCGGCCTCGCCCGTCCCGGTGCGGAAGCGACGACTCGCACCCTGCGCGGGTCGTCGTCGACCCTTGATGTACCAGTCCGCCTCGCCGACGGGTCGACGCTCGCCCCGGACTCGTGGTACGTCGCGGACGCGGAGGCCGTCGAGCGACTGGGCGTGACGCGGACGCTCGCCGTTCGACCGACGGCCCGGACCGTACCCGATAGCGGGGCACCGTTGACGGGGGCACTCGCGTATTTCGTCGCCGGGACCCGTCAGGTTCTCGCGCTCCTCGGCGTCGTCAGTGCTGCGGCGGCCGTCATCGTCAGCGTCATCGTCCACAGCGTGACGCGGATGAGCGTCCGTGATCGCCGAGGGGCGATTCGCGTCCTCCGGTCGACCGGAGCGACACCGCGACAGGTCATCGTCCTCTTTGCCGTGCGCGCGGGACTCCTGACGGCGACGGGTATCGCCCTCGGGTACGCCGTCGGCGTCATCGTTCCGAACGCGGCCGTCGGCGTGGCCATCAGCGCCGGACTCCCCGTCGGCCTCGACCTCGCGATGACGGGTCGGACCGCCCGAATCGTGGCGGGCTTGATGGGGGCGACACTCGCCGTCGGGGTGCTCGCCGGGGCACTCGCTGCCCGACCCGCGGCGACTGGAGCGCCGACCGCACCCGAGGGCGGCCGTCGACTGTCGGCGGCGCTCCCCGATCGGGTTCTCCCCGAGACGCTCTCGGCCCGGGCGTTCGTCCCGACGACGAGCGCGCTCACGGTGTTCGTCACGTTCGTCCTCGTGTTGGCCTCGTTGAGCGGCCTGCTGGTCGGCATCGGCGGGACGGCCGACGGAACGATAGCGGAACCCGGCGCGGTCCACCCGGTTGCGAGCACAGTCGACGAGGGATACGCGGACGCGCTCCGGGCCGCCGGTCGGAACGCGAGCCCCGAAATTCTCCTCTTTCAGGTGGTCGATGGCCACCCCTTCCCGGCGCGCGGAGTACAGTTCGAAGCCTACCGACAGTTCGAAGGGGCGGAGGTGGTCGCCGGTCGCACGCCGGTGCCCGATGCGACGGGGGAGGCGGTCGTCGGGCGTAGCCTGGCGGATACCCTCGACGTCGGCGTCGGTGACACCGTCGTGCTCGGCGGGAGCACCGAGGCGGCGATCGCGACCGTCGAAGTGGTCGGCGTCTTCCGGGCGTCGGGTATCGCAAACGACCACCTGCTCGTCTCGTTGCCGCTGGCGCGGCACCTCCGGGGGATGGGACCGCAGGCAGTGAACATCGTCCGCGTCGAGGACCGACCGACCGGGGCGGCCGGCGAGTCGCTCGCGGTTCTCGGCGTCGACGCGCCGAGGCGAGTCCCCGCGGGCAAGGAACTCACGGCCGGGATACGGCTCAGGAACATCGGGTCGACACCGTCGTCCCGGACAGTCGTGGCGCGATTCGACGGGCAAGAAGAGTCGCTGGACGTGACGCTCGCACCTGACGGGAGCACAACCCGGACGGTGTCGTTCGCCACCGAGACGCCGGGGAACTACACCCTCACGGTGGACGACCGGACGCGGACGGTCACGGTCGTCCCGCCGGGCGCCCTCCGCGTGTCGAACGTCCCGACGACCGGACCCCCCGGCTCGGCAGTGAACCTCCGGGTTCGGACAGTGGCCGGCGAGCCCGCCGCGAACGCGACGGTTACGCTCGGAAACCGGACCACCCGTACCGACGCCCGAGGGAAGGTAGTGCTTCGACTCCCCGCGGACCCCGACACCTACACGCTGCGAGTTCGCCGCGGTGAGCGGGAGCTGACGCGTCCGATCCGCGTGGCCACTGATGCGACCCGAGCGCCCGTCGCCTCGCTCACCGTCCCGGAGCGAACCACCGTCCTCTCGCCCGCGACCGTCAGGGCTCGACTCGTGAACCCGTGGGACGTGCCGGTAACGCGGCGCGTCCGCGTTCGCGGGCCGGGCACCGACGCTACGCGGGTCCTCACGGTCCCGCCGGGCGGGTCGCGAACGCTCTCGACCGACCTCCAGCGAACGGCGCCGGGAACGTACGACGTGGTGATGTCGCTCAACGGGAGCGTCGCCGCTGAGCGAACGTACACCGTCACCGGTGACGCCCGACTGGGGAGTGCGCTCGCCTCCAGCGGCCGCCTCCAGCGGGGGGGCGGCGTCGACGGGCTGCTGGAGCGCGCGTTCGGGAACGTCGGACTCCTTCTGGGGACGCTCGTCGTCCTCGGCGGGCTGATGACGACCGGGAGCCTGACGGCGGCGTTCGCGAGCGCAGCGCAGGCACGAACCCGCGAGGTCGGCATCAGGCGGGCCACGGGAGACTCGCCTCGCGGTGTGGTCGGCGCGGTCCTCCGTGACGCCGCCCGCATCGCGATTCCGGCGACCGTGCTCGGGACGCTCCTCGCCCTCGTCGTCCGAGCGGCGCTCGCACGGGCGGGGCTGCTGACCGTCTTCGGGGTCCACCTCTCGACGCCCGTCCCGCTCGCGACGCTCGCGGGAATCCTGATCGCTGCTCTCGCGCTCGCGATGGGGAGTGCCGCGCTCGTCGCCGCCGGGTTCGTCCTCCGCGACCCCGCCGCGTTGCTCCGGTCGGGGGGTGACGGATGA
- a CDS encoding ABC transporter ATP-binding protein, producing MDEHPDDSDVIRARDIVVARGDRRILDGLSVCIPRESTTLVQGRSGAGKTTLFDVLGLLATPTEGVLEVDGTDAASLPERKRARLRRETLGFVFQDFQLIDDLSARENARLPQEHANEVDEAWLDTLFDRLELTGVSDASPRTLSGGEKQRVAIARALANRPAVVLADEPTGQLDPETTEAVLDLLLRMHREAATALVVISHDPRLAGRFDRTLVLEDGRLSASDDRNR from the coding sequence GTGGACGAACACCCCGACGACTCCGACGTCATCCGCGCGCGGGACATCGTCGTCGCCCGAGGGGACCGACGAATCCTCGACGGACTCTCGGTGTGCATTCCGCGAGAGAGCACGACGCTCGTTCAGGGTCGGAGCGGGGCCGGGAAGACGACGCTGTTCGACGTCCTCGGGTTGCTCGCGACGCCGACCGAGGGCGTCCTCGAGGTCGACGGGACCGACGCCGCCTCGCTCCCCGAGCGCAAGCGCGCGCGCCTCCGCCGGGAGACCCTCGGGTTCGTCTTTCAGGACTTCCAGCTCATCGACGACCTCTCGGCCCGCGAGAACGCCCGCCTGCCGCAGGAACACGCGAACGAGGTGGACGAGGCGTGGCTCGACACGCTGTTCGACCGACTCGAGTTGACGGGCGTCTCCGACGCCTCGCCGCGCACGCTCAGCGGGGGCGAGAAACAGCGCGTCGCTATCGCGCGGGCGCTGGCGAACCGGCCCGCGGTGGTGCTCGCGGACGAGCCGACGGGGCAACTCGACCCGGAGACGACGGAGGCGGTCCTCGACCTCCTCTTACGGATGCACCGCGAGGCCGCGACGGCGCTCGTCGTCATCAGCCACGACCCGCGCCTCGCCGGGCGGTTCGACCGCACGCTCGTCCTCGAGGACGGGCGACTATCCGCGTCCGACGACAGAAACCGCTAG